Proteins encoded together in one Chitinophaga sp. LS1 window:
- a CDS encoding OmpA family protein, with product MKAILLILLLPFLVCVSSVSAQTTNTGITGLQGMNYQAVLRKTSTQGVAANLTVMVKFSFSAEYNSAPVYEEVTSLVSSQQGIISTVIGKGTVITGSWSAIPWSSGYVWLQAYADMTSSGNYEAIGSPVQMFAVPYALYAANGGSSSGGTGTGTGISWKGTLTTAPLTAVTGDAYYNSVDKKSYIYDSTGIWQIMTQDGTSVTWLGAFTTEPTGPVSNQAYYDMTLKKSYIYDGTAWQIMAQDGVDGTTLVWLGTLTDTPTTASLNQAYYNSTDRKSYIYDGTTWQVLTEDGVQGIGISWLGSFATAPTSPTLNQAYYNTTDRTSYIYDGTAWQVLAEGGTGWTMKTLDYETTGQLGLATTASTDTLKATKKVWLTTGNTGTNSNTDFIGTLDTAAFAIKTNGNGTQQERIHFTNTSRVFVNGSADTASSQGQAVFTVFGGGAPLALNSSEASTEHAINGYNSNSTAAIYGRNYSNGYGIQGVSSAGAGVYGWSNSKGSLPIKGENYSSTGGYGIFGSTRSPFIYTSSGAYGAGMIGWAQSTTGIGLLGIGNNIDYTNTSLLQGPTSGAGVLGNGINYGVVGIGGISNTTAGVGVAGGGNNMSVVAPASGGTGVSGVGYIGVSGYGKSSTNSGGDAGRWGGYFESRYGSTVIGNIYLAGQATAGTFVGYATTGSKSTIIKDEAGTPRLLYCTEAPEILFQDYGAGELKDGKAHIDLDKLLTQHIRVDEKHPLKVFIQLEGDCNGVFVTNKTPNGFDVKELQNGKSNVAFTWQIVASRADEVVATGATLNYSDQRFAVGPGPMLSTEEVRPVIDSTAGEAKKAALKTEEELIVNKAFSNLQFASAKADIAKRSLSSMDNLATLLKTHPEWYVTLSGHTDNEGTPAFNQTLSEKRSEAVKTYLTSKGVSADHITTIGYGQTKPLSTQNTQVAKEKNRRVEIAIYSERP from the coding sequence ATGAAAGCAATTTTACTCATTTTACTTCTTCCTTTTCTAGTGTGTGTAAGCAGTGTAAGTGCTCAAACTACCAATACAGGCATTACCGGTTTACAAGGTATGAACTATCAGGCAGTTTTGAGAAAGACCAGTACCCAGGGCGTAGCAGCGAACCTGACGGTGATGGTCAAGTTCTCTTTTTCTGCTGAATATAATAGTGCCCCTGTATATGAAGAAGTAACTTCATTAGTAAGTTCCCAACAGGGTATTATTTCTACTGTAATTGGTAAAGGGACCGTGATCACCGGATCATGGAGTGCCATTCCATGGAGCAGTGGTTATGTTTGGCTGCAGGCTTATGCAGATATGACCTCATCCGGTAATTATGAAGCGATTGGTAGCCCAGTACAGATGTTTGCCGTACCCTATGCATTGTATGCGGCCAACGGTGGATCCAGTTCCGGCGGAACAGGTACTGGTACTGGCATCAGCTGGAAAGGTACACTGACCACAGCACCGCTGACCGCTGTTACCGGCGACGCTTATTATAACAGTGTTGACAAGAAATCTTATATCTACGATAGTACCGGTATATGGCAGATTATGACCCAGGATGGTACTTCTGTGACCTGGCTGGGCGCTTTCACCACCGAACCTACTGGTCCTGTTTCCAACCAGGCCTACTACGATATGACCCTCAAAAAGTCTTACATCTATGATGGCACTGCGTGGCAGATTATGGCACAGGATGGAGTGGATGGTACAACGCTCGTTTGGCTCGGTACCCTGACTGATACCCCGACGACCGCTTCGCTCAACCAGGCTTATTATAACTCTACAGATAGAAAATCATACATCTACGATGGTACAACCTGGCAGGTGCTCACCGAAGATGGTGTGCAAGGGATAGGTATTTCATGGCTGGGTTCTTTTGCCACCGCACCCACCTCTCCTACTCTGAACCAGGCTTATTATAATACGACTGATCGTACTTCTTATATCTATGATGGCACGGCCTGGCAGGTACTGGCAGAAGGTGGTACAGGCTGGACGATGAAAACGCTGGATTATGAAACGACTGGCCAGTTAGGTCTCGCCACAACTGCCAGCACTGATACCTTGAAAGCGACTAAAAAGGTTTGGCTCACGACAGGTAATACGGGTACGAATTCGAACACTGATTTTATAGGTACACTTGATACAGCGGCTTTTGCCATCAAAACAAATGGTAATGGTACGCAACAGGAAAGAATACACTTCACCAATACTTCCAGGGTGTTTGTGAATGGTAGTGCGGATACAGCTTCTTCCCAGGGGCAGGCTGTATTCACGGTATTTGGGGGTGGTGCGCCATTGGCATTGAATTCAAGCGAAGCTAGTACAGAACACGCGATCAATGGTTATAACTCTAACAGTACTGCTGCGATCTATGGCCGTAACTATAGTAATGGTTATGGTATACAGGGGGTCTCCTCTGCAGGTGCCGGTGTATATGGCTGGTCAAACAGTAAGGGTTCCTTGCCCATAAAAGGTGAAAACTATTCCAGTACAGGGGGGTATGGGATCTTTGGTTCCACGCGATCTCCCTTTATATATACATCCAGCGGAGCGTATGGTGCAGGTATGATTGGTTGGGCACAGAGTACCACGGGGATAGGTTTGCTGGGGATAGGTAACAACATTGATTATACGAATACTTCATTATTACAGGGTCCTACATCTGGTGCAGGTGTATTGGGTAACGGTATTAACTACGGTGTGGTAGGTATTGGTGGTATTTCTAATACTACTGCAGGTGTGGGTGTAGCTGGTGGAGGTAACAATATGTCAGTCGTTGCGCCAGCTTCAGGTGGTACAGGAGTATCTGGGGTGGGTTATATTGGTGTGAGTGGTTATGGAAAGAGTTCTACCAATTCCGGTGGTGATGCCGGTCGCTGGGGCGGGTATTTCGAAAGCCGCTATGGTAGTACAGTGATCGGGAATATTTATTTAGCCGGTCAGGCCACTGCCGGCACATTTGTAGGGTATGCTACTACAGGTAGTAAATCTACCATTATCAAGGACGAAGCTGGTACGCCACGGTTACTGTATTGTACAGAAGCACCGGAAATTCTGTTCCAGGACTATGGTGCTGGTGAACTGAAAGATGGTAAAGCGCATATTGATCTTGACAAACTGCTTACGCAACATATTCGTGTAGATGAGAAACATCCGCTAAAAGTATTTATCCAGCTGGAAGGTGATTGTAACGGTGTGTTTGTAACCAATAAAACACCTAATGGCTTTGATGTAAAAGAATTACAAAACGGGAAATCAAATGTGGCGTTCACCTGGCAGATTGTAGCCAGCAGAGCAGATGAAGTGGTTGCGACAGGCGCTACACTGAACTACTCAGATCAGCGTTTTGCAGTAGGCCCGGGTCCGATGCTGTCTACAGAAGAAGTGAGACCAGTGATTGATTCTACAGCAGGTGAAGCTAAAAAAGCGGCATTAAAAACAGAAGAAGAACTTATCGTAAATAAAGCATTTTCTAACCTCCAATTTGCGAGTGCGAAAGCAGATATTGCTAAACGTTCATTGTCATCAATGGACAACCTGGCCACCCTGCTGAAAACTCATCCTGAATGGTACGTAACATTGAGCGGCCATACAGATAATGAAGGTACCCCGGCATTTAATCAAACCCTTTCAGAAAAAAGAAGCGAAGCGGTAAAGACCTACCTGACCTCAAAAGGAGTGAGTGCAGATCATATCACGACTATCGGTTACGGACAAACTAAACCCCTTAGCACACAAAATACCCAGGTTGCCAAAGAAAAGAACCGACGCGTAGAGATCGCAATTTATTCAGAAAGACCTTAA
- a CDS encoding GH92 family glycosyl hydrolase, translating into MKLGLMHYPMLAAALLASGIQLNGQSKKTVVTGTKVYKPVDYVDPYIGSGGHGHVFVGANVPFGAVQVGPTNITKGWDWCSGYHYSDSVMIGFSQTHLSGTGIGDLGDVLIMPYTGKVRTNRGTQDNPTSGYGSHYSHAHETAKPGYYAVTLEDYKIKVELTASERVGFHKYTFPQNEEGHIIVDLKEGIGWDGPVETYITKKDEYTLEGYRYSKGWAVDQRLWFAIKSNVPMKDFTVYNADVLKTGTAASAKEVKGVISFQKAPATVLLKVGISPVSSDNALKNINTEIPGWDFAAVTKAANEKWNKELSKVSLTTRNDSAKTIFYTSLYHTMIAPSLFNDNNGAYRGTDKHEYANPGFNNYTVFSLWDIYRSDMPMYTLLQPDRVSGFVNSMLAIYKQQGKLPIWPLMGNETDCMVGYHAVPFIADAYLKGYTGFDPNEAFEAMKTSATRDDYGMKDIKAKGYISSEHEKESVSKAMEYAIDDWCIAAMAKKLGRTEDFEYFSKRATYYKNYFDPSIRFVRPRMDDGSWKTPFDPFNSIHEFGDFTEGNAWQYTWLVPQDPEGLIALLGGDEPFTKKLDSLFTASGDMGDKASSDISGLIGMYAHGNEPSHHVTYLYNYAGYQWKTAEKVRQVVNEFYTTTPEGLAGNEDCGAMSSWYVMSSLGFYPVNPAKGIYVLGSPLFDKAVLKLAGGKTFTVETVNNSGTNIYIQSATLNGKPYKNSYIRHADMVKGGVLKIKMGPQPNYDFGKAPENRPDSKF; encoded by the coding sequence ATGAAATTGGGACTCATGCATTACCCAATGCTGGCAGCGGCGTTGCTCGCTTCCGGCATTCAATTAAACGGTCAATCAAAAAAGACAGTTGTTACAGGCACCAAGGTTTACAAACCAGTAGATTATGTAGATCCTTACATCGGATCGGGCGGCCACGGCCACGTATTTGTAGGCGCCAACGTACCTTTTGGTGCGGTTCAGGTAGGGCCTACCAATATCACAAAAGGTTGGGATTGGTGCTCTGGTTATCATTACTCTGACAGTGTCATGATCGGTTTTTCGCAGACACACCTGAGTGGTACCGGTATCGGTGACCTGGGCGACGTACTCATAATGCCCTATACCGGCAAGGTACGTACGAACCGTGGTACACAGGATAATCCCACCAGCGGTTATGGCTCGCACTACTCCCACGCACACGAAACGGCAAAACCTGGTTATTATGCCGTAACGCTGGAAGATTACAAAATTAAGGTGGAACTCACCGCCTCTGAAAGAGTAGGCTTTCATAAGTATACTTTCCCTCAGAACGAAGAAGGTCACATTATTGTAGACCTGAAAGAAGGGATCGGTTGGGATGGTCCCGTAGAAACTTACATCACCAAAAAGGATGAATACACCCTCGAAGGCTATCGATATTCTAAAGGATGGGCGGTAGACCAACGCCTGTGGTTCGCGATCAAAAGTAATGTGCCAATGAAGGACTTTACTGTGTATAATGCCGATGTGCTGAAAACAGGCACTGCTGCCAGCGCCAAAGAGGTGAAAGGTGTGATCTCCTTTCAAAAAGCGCCCGCCACTGTGCTGCTGAAGGTGGGTATTTCTCCTGTAAGCAGTGACAATGCCTTAAAGAATATCAATACTGAAATTCCGGGATGGGATTTTGCAGCCGTGACAAAGGCAGCAAATGAAAAATGGAATAAGGAGTTGTCAAAAGTAAGTCTGACTACCAGGAATGATTCTGCAAAGACGATTTTCTATACTTCCTTATATCATACCATGATCGCACCGTCATTGTTCAATGACAATAATGGTGCATACCGTGGTACTGATAAGCACGAGTATGCGAACCCGGGTTTCAACAACTACACCGTATTTTCTCTCTGGGATATTTACCGTTCAGACATGCCGATGTATACGCTGTTGCAACCTGATCGTGTAAGCGGGTTTGTAAATTCTATGCTGGCTATTTACAAACAACAGGGCAAACTGCCTATCTGGCCACTGATGGGCAATGAAACGGATTGTATGGTAGGATACCATGCAGTGCCTTTTATTGCAGATGCATACCTGAAAGGGTATACCGGTTTTGATCCAAACGAAGCTTTTGAAGCCATGAAGACTTCTGCCACCAGAGATGATTATGGCATGAAGGATATCAAAGCGAAAGGCTATATCTCTTCCGAACATGAAAAGGAGTCCGTGTCCAAAGCGATGGAATACGCGATCGACGACTGGTGTATAGCTGCCATGGCAAAGAAACTGGGTCGTACCGAAGACTTTGAATATTTCTCTAAACGGGCAACTTATTATAAGAACTACTTTGATCCTTCCATACGTTTTGTGCGTCCAAGAATGGATGATGGTAGCTGGAAAACGCCTTTTGATCCTTTCAATTCTATCCATGAATTTGGGGATTTTACAGAGGGCAATGCCTGGCAATATACCTGGCTGGTACCACAGGATCCGGAAGGCCTGATTGCCCTGCTGGGTGGCGATGAGCCGTTCACCAAGAAACTGGATAGCCTGTTTACCGCTTCCGGTGATATGGGTGACAAGGCAAGTAGTGATATTTCTGGTCTGATCGGGATGTATGCACATGGAAATGAACCAAGTCATCACGTCACTTACCTGTACAATTATGCCGGTTACCAGTGGAAGACGGCGGAGAAGGTAAGACAGGTGGTCAATGAATTCTATACCACTACGCCCGAAGGACTGGCAGGTAACGAGGATTGTGGTGCCATGTCTTCCTGGTATGTAATGTCTTCATTAGGTTTCTACCCTGTAAACCCTGCAAAAGGGATTTATGTACTGGGTAGCCCGCTGTTTGATAAAGCAGTGCTGAAATTAGCCGGTGGAAAGACCTTTACTGTGGAGACTGTGAACAATAGCGGGACGAATATCTATATCCAGAGTGCTACCCTGAATGGTAAGCCGTATAAGAATAGTTATATCCGTCATGCGGATATGGTGAAAGGAGGGGTGTTGAAAATCAAAATGGGCCCTCAGCCCAACTATGATTTTGGGAAGGCACCAGAAAATCGCCCGGATTCTAAATTCTGA